A single window of Kitasatospora sp. HUAS MG31 DNA harbors:
- a CDS encoding M28 family metallopeptidase — MPARTRRTARSALALAALTAPLVLAGAADASADDPARRGERLARRLVHLSSADGARRTLERLQRIADGNGGTRVAGSEGHRRSAEYVEERARRAGLLVSRHEFDFVFTQTLAEHLRILTPQAEDVPVRAMTYSASTPEGGITAPVAVVPVDDTTGCEAADYTAAFAGKVALIKRGGCTFAAKQAAAADAGAVAAIIYNNLDGELSGTLGDPAAARIPTGGIGKAAGEALAARAAAGPVDVALEIRTHHETRRTWNVIAETRGGDPADTVMVGAHLDSVLDGPGINDNGSGSAGILEVAEHLGHNPVRHKVRFAWWSAEEFGLVGSEAYVDSLPAEERARIRLYLNFDMIGSPNAAQFVFDGDDSDHVGSPAGPAGSAQIERLINGYLDGRRLPHEGTDFTGRSDYGPFIAVGIPAGGTFTGSEILKTQAQAERYGGTAGTAFDPCYHQACDTLANIDEHALDVNIDVIAHAVGTYAWDLSSLTAPLAPEDTRGLAGSGGGRQQAGPATA, encoded by the coding sequence GTGCCCGCACGTACCCGCCGTACCGCCCGATCCGCCCTCGCCCTCGCCGCGTTGACCGCACCCCTGGTGCTGGCCGGCGCCGCGGACGCCTCGGCCGACGACCCGGCCCGCCGGGGCGAGCGGTTGGCCCGCCGCCTGGTCCACCTGAGCAGCGCCGACGGTGCCCGCCGGACGCTGGAGCGCCTCCAGCGGATCGCGGACGGCAACGGCGGAACCCGGGTGGCCGGGTCGGAGGGCCACCGCCGGTCCGCCGAGTACGTGGAGGAGCGGGCCCGTCGCGCCGGGCTGCTGGTCTCCCGCCACGAGTTCGACTTCGTCTTCACCCAGACCCTCGCCGAGCACCTGCGGATCCTCACCCCGCAGGCCGAGGACGTGCCGGTCCGCGCCATGACCTACTCCGCCAGCACCCCGGAGGGCGGGATCACCGCGCCGGTGGCGGTGGTGCCGGTGGACGACACCACCGGCTGCGAGGCGGCCGACTACACCGCCGCCTTCGCCGGCAAGGTCGCGCTGATCAAGCGAGGCGGCTGCACCTTCGCCGCCAAGCAGGCCGCCGCCGCGGACGCCGGGGCGGTGGCCGCGATCATCTACAACAACCTGGACGGCGAGCTCTCCGGCACCCTCGGCGACCCGGCGGCCGCCCGGATCCCCACCGGCGGCATCGGCAAGGCCGCCGGGGAGGCGCTCGCCGCCCGGGCCGCGGCCGGCCCGGTGGACGTCGCCCTGGAGATCCGCACCCACCACGAGACCCGCCGCACCTGGAACGTCATCGCCGAGACCCGGGGCGGCGACCCGGCCGACACCGTCATGGTCGGTGCCCACCTGGACTCCGTCCTCGACGGGCCCGGCATCAACGACAACGGCTCGGGCTCCGCGGGCATCCTGGAGGTCGCCGAGCACCTGGGCCACAACCCGGTCCGCCACAAGGTCCGGTTCGCCTGGTGGTCGGCCGAGGAGTTCGGCCTGGTCGGCTCCGAGGCGTACGTGGACTCGCTCCCCGCCGAGGAACGGGCCCGGATCCGGCTCTACCTCAACTTCGACATGATCGGCTCCCCCAACGCCGCCCAGTTCGTCTTCGACGGGGACGACTCCGACCACGTCGGCTCGCCCGCCGGACCGGCCGGCTCCGCCCAGATCGAGCGCCTGATCAACGGCTACCTGGACGGCCGCCGGCTGCCGCACGAGGGCACCGACTTCACCGGACGCTCCGACTACGGCCCGTTCATCGCCGTCGGCATCCCGGCCGGCGGTACCTTCACCGGCTCCGAGATCCTCAAGACCCAGGCCCAGGCCGAGCGGTACGGCGGCACCGCCGGCACCGCCTTCGACCCCTGCTACCACCAGGCCTGCGACACCCTCGCCAACATCGACGAGCACGCCCTGGACGTCAACATCGACGTCATCGCCCACGCGGTCGGCACCTACGCCTGGGACCTCTCCTCACTGACCGCCCCCCTCGCCCCCGAGGACACCCGGGGCCTGGCCGGCAGCGGCGGCGGACGCCAGCAGGCGGGCCCGGCCACCGCGTAG